A window of Streptomyces sp. Je 1-332 genomic DNA:
AGTCACCCCTTCTACACAGGCACGGCCAAGGTCCTGGACACCGCGGGCCGCGTGGACCGCTTCGAACGCCGTTACGGCACCCGGTGAACCCGGTGAACTCGAACCCAACGGATCCAACGGACCCAACGGACCCAACGGACCCAACAAACCCAACGGACCGAACGAATCGAACGAACCCCATGGACATCGCCATCGTCGGCGGGCTCCACTCCGACGCCCGCAAGGAAGCCGTCGAGCGGCTCCTCGCCACCGTCCCCGGAAGCGTGGCGCTCCACCACGACCTCGCGACCGCCGCACACGGCACCGTTGTGCGTACGGTGCGCGACGCCACCGGAGTGCTCTCCACGGGCGAGGCACCGCTGGTCAACGACTGTGCGTGCTGCGCCCTGCGCGAGGATCTGGTGCCCGAACTCGAACGGCTCGCGGACTCCGGTCTCACGCGGCTCGCGGTCGTCGAGCTGTGGGACTCCGTGGAGCCCAAGGCCATGGCGGGGGTCATCACGGCGCAGGGGCACGAGGGGCTGCGGCTGAGCGGGGTGATCACGGCCGTCGACCCCGCGCTCCTGTTGCCCTACCTCGGGAACGGCGACGACCTCATGGAGGCCGGGCTCGCCGCGGCCGCCACGGATCAGCGCACGGTCGCCGACACCTTGGCCCGCCAGCTCGAGTACGCCCCCGTCCTGGCCGTCGCGGACTCGCCCGACGCCGACGACGAGGACCGCGCGCTCCTCGCCCAGCTCCACCCGACCGCCCGGCAGGTCCCGATCAGCGGTCATGGGGGCCTGGCGGGCGCCGCGCTCGCCGGATTCGACGTCGAGGCTGCCGCCGCGGCCCAGCATCCGTCCTGCGCGCTGCTGCCGACCGACGCCGACGAGGCGGGGGTCGCCACCCTCGTATGGCACCGGGACCGGCCCTTCCACCCGGAGCGGCTCTATCAGGCCCTTGAGGACCTGACCTGCGCGGCGGCCCGCAGCCGGGGGCGGTTCTGGCTCGCCGACCATCCGGACACGCTGCTCGGCTGGGACGCGGCGGGCGGCGCGCTGTGCGTGGAGAGCGCGGGGCCCTGGCTCGCGTCGCTGCCGGATGCCGCGTGGGAGATGGTGCCGCCGGTGCGGCGGGCCGCTGCCGCGCTCGACTGGCATCCCGAGCACGGTGACTGCTGCCAGCACCTGGTCTTCGTCTCGCCCGGCCTGGACCGCGAGGCACTGGAACAGGTCCTGGAGTCCTGCCTGTTGACGGACGAGGAGTACGCCGCCGGGCGCGAGGCCTGGAAACACCTGCCCCCCGCCTTCGACACCCTCCTGGAGGCCTGACTGCCCCCAGCCGCGAACCCCGCGGACTGGACCAGTACGTGAACGTTGGAACAGGAAGGGCGCGATACGCGTCTCTCCCTAGTGCATGGAGGCTTCGACCCGGACGGTCCGGCACAGATGACGGCAAGAAAGATCATGGGCGGGGGGCGGCGTTCGTATGTCATGCGGGGGCTGGGGCAGGTGCTGACAGAGCTGTAACCAAGGGAACACCGCGCGTGCACGTGCATCTGCCCATGCATCGGCATGTGAACACAGCTATGATCCGGGACAGTTGACTACTGCATCTAGAACGTTCCACAGCGTTCTGGAGCCACATCAGGCACTGCACCACCACCGGGGAGCGACTGTGCATCACGTGTTCAACGGCATGGCTGCCAAGGAGCTGCACGGGGTGGTCTGGCAGAAGAGCAGGCACAGCAACTCGCAGGGAGCCTGCGTGGAGTTCGCGAAACTGCCGGGCGGCGACGTCGCGGTACGGAACTCGCGGTTCCCCGACGGGCCGGCGCTCGTCTACACGCGCGCCGAGATAGAGGCCATGCTGCTCGGCATGAAGGACGGGGAGTTCGACCACCTCATAGGTGGCTGACCTACAACCCGCCACCTACGCCAGCTGGAACAGCGCCCACACGACCTTGCCCCGCAGTGCGCCCGCGAGAGGGTGCCAGCCCCAGCTGTCGCTGAACGAGTCCACCAGGAAAAGGCCGCGGCCCGATTCGGCCGAAAAGTCGTCGTCGGTCTCGCGCGTGACCGGACTGTCGTCGCTGGGGTCGCGCACCGCGCACACCAGACGTGAGGTCCAGCGCATCAAGTGCAGCCGCACCGGCGGGCCGTGGTCGCGCGGGGTGTCGGACGGCAGGGCGTGTCTGAGGGCGTTGGTGACGAGTTCGGAGACGACGAGGGCGATGTCGTCGAAGCGCTCTTCCAGTTCCCACTGACCAAGCGTCTTACGGGTGAACTGCCGTGCGCTGCCCACCGCTTCGTAGCGGGCGGGCAGGGAGCAGGACGCGGCGCTGGAGACGGCCGAGGGGTCGAGTGGGGGAAGCCCCTGCCGTAACGGCTCGAGCATGGTCGATCCATTCGTCCCCATGCGAGGCACTCCCCGGTTTCGCGGTACATAGCGATGGAGCGGTGGTGCGGTCGGTACAGCGGCGCTGCGGCGCTGCGGCGCCGCGGCGGTGACACAGCGGTGGCGCGCGGACCATGGTTCCGAATGCGTACAGCAGATGCAAGGGCAGATGCACGTGCACGCGCCGGAGTTGAGCGTTCCCGTGCTGTTTCTTGCCCATTTCTTCCTACGACTTCTTGTGGAGGAGTTCCGAAGGCTTTCCGTTTCTGTAACCGAACGAGTACCGCCTGAAGCGTTTAATGGCAGACTGCTGGCTTCCAAGTGATGGGGAGGATTGAGCGAAGTGACCGCAGGGGAGTCGAGCGGCTCGGTCGTACGGCGCATGCTCCTTGGCTCGCAACTCAGGCGCCTGAGGGAATCGCGCGGCATCACCCGTGAAGCGGCCGGCTACTCGATCCGAGCCTCCGAATCGAAGATCAGCCGCATGGAGTTGGGACGGGTGAGCTTCAAGTCCAGGGACGTCGAGGACCTGTTGACGCTGTACGGCGTCTCCGACGATGGCGAACGGGTCGCGCTGCTCTCCCTCGCCAAGGAGGCCAACCTCGCGGGCTGGTGGCACAGTTACTCCGACATCCTGCCGGGCTGGTTCCAGACCTACGTCGGACTCGAAGGCGCCGCATCGCTCATCCGCGTCTACGAAGTCCAGTTCGTCAACGGCCTGTTGCAGACGGAGGCATACGCCCACGCGGTCGTCGCGCGCGGCATGAAGGGCGCGAGCAAGGCGGACATCGAGCGCCGCGTCGCCCTGCGTCTCGAACGCCAGAAGCTGCTCATTTCCGAGCGCGCCCCGAGCTTCCACTGCGTACTCGACGAGGCGGCGCTCCGACGCCCGTACGGAGACCGGGAAGTGATGAGGGGTCAGCTTCAGCATCTGATCGAGATCTCAGAACGGCCGAATGTCACTCTTCAGGTCATGCCGTTCGGTTTCGGAGGGCACTCGGGCGAGAGCGGAGCGTTCACCATGCTGCGCTTCCCGGAATCGGACCTGTCGGACGTCGTGTACGTGGAACAGCTGACCGGAGCCCTGTACCTCGACAAGCCGGAAGAAGTCGGCCAGTACGAGCGGGTGGTGAGCGAGCTGCGACGCGACAGCCCGAATCCGGCCGATAGTCGCGACCTTCTGCGAGGTCTGCTCCAACTGACGTGACTGGTCAGTAGGATGACGTCAAATCAGATGTCCGCGTCACATCAGATGTCTGCACAGTCTGCGGCAAGGGGTCTCATGTCCTTCTTCACTGACCTGGCTCACCAATACATAGACGGTGAGTGGAAGGCCGGTTCCGGCTCCTGGGACATCATCGACTTCAATCCGTACGACGGTGAGAAGCTGGCGTCGATCACGGTGGCGACGGCCGACGAGGTGGACCAGGCCTACCGAGCGGCCGAGCGTGCGCAGCGGGACTGGGGCACGACCAGCCCCTACGTCAGGCGCGCGGTGTTCGAGCGGGCCCTGCGCATAGTCGAGGAGCGCGAGGAAGAGATATCCGAGGCGATCGTCGCCGAGCTGGGCGGCACCCGGCTCAAGGCCGCCTTCGAGATCCACCTCACCAAGGAGTTCCTGCGCGAGGCCGTCCATGTCGCGCTGCAGCCGGAGGGCCGCATCCTGCCGTCGCCCGTCGACGGCAAGGAGAACCGCGTCTACCGCGAGCCGGTGGGCGTGGTCGGGGTCATCAGCCCCTTCAACTTCCCGCTCCTGCTCTCCCTGAAGACGGTCGCCCCGGCGCTCGCGCTCGGCAACGCGGTCGTGCTCAAGCCGCATCAGAACACGCCGGTGATGGGCGGCAGCTTCCTCGCGAAGCTCTTCGAGGACGCGGGTCTCCCGGCCGGCGTCCTGAACGTGGTCATCACCGACATAGCCGAGATCGGTGACGCGTTCATCGAGCACCCGGTGCCGAGCGTCATCTCCTTCACCGGCTCGGATCGCGTGGGCCGCCACGTCGGCACGGTCTGCGCCGCCAACTTCAAGCGGTCGATCCTGGAGCTCGGCGGCAACAGCGCCCTGGTCGTCCTGGACGACGCGGACGTCGACTACGCCGTGGACGCGGCGGTCTTCAGCCGCTTCGTGCACCAGGGGCAGGTCTGCATGGCCGCCAACCGCATCCTCGTGGACCGGTCGCTGCAGACGGAGTTCACCGACAAGTTCGTCGCCAAGGTCGCGTCCCTGAACGTCGGCGACCCGGCGGACCCGGCGACCCACATCGGCCCGCTGATCAACTCCTCGCAGGCGGACGCGGTGGCGAAGACCGTCGACCAGACGGTGGCCGCGGGCGCGAAGGTCCTCCTGCACGGCCGCACCGACGGCAATCTGGTGGCCCCCTCCGTCCTGACGGACCTGCCCGCCGACTCGCCGGCCCTCCAGCAGGAGATCTTCGGCCCGGTGGCGCTGCTCGTCCCCTTCGACGGCGAGGAAGAAGCCGTACGCATCGCCAACGACACCCCGTACGGGCTCAGCGGTGCCGTCCACACGGCCGACGTCGAGCGCGGCGTGCGGTTCGCGCGGCGGATCAGCAGCGGCATGTTCCACGTGAACGACGGCACCGTGCACGACGAGCCGATCGTGCCGTTCGGCGGCGAGAAGAGCTCGGGCGTCGGGCGTCTCAACGGCGAGTCGACGGTGGACGCGTTCACCACCCAGAAGTGGATCTCGGTGCAGCACGGCCGCTCCCGTTTCCCCTTCTGAGGGTTTCCCCTTACTCCCGTTACTCCCGTGGCCGAGGGCTAGAGGGACGCGTGCAGATCCTCGGCCCGCAACAGCTCGTCGGCCGCAGCCTGCCGCTCCTCCTCGGTCAGCCGGACCGCCGCGGCCCGGTCGAGCCACTCGGCGGGACGCTCCGGCTCGCCGAGCTGCTCGGCCATCTCGGCCCGCACGACGTACAGCTTCACGAGCTGTACGGGGGTGGGGGTGCCGTCCGCCGCGAGCGCGTGGTCGATGATGCGGGCCGCGGCCGAGGGGTCCTCCTTGGACTCGCCGAGGAGTACGGCCTGGTGCAGGGCGCGCGCGTACCTCTCCTTCGGTACCGCCGAGTGTGCGAAGGAGTCGGCGATGGGCTGCCCGACGCGGATGTTGTTGCCCGCGGGGTCCGTCATCAGGAACTGCCGCACCCCGTAGCTCATGTCCTTCAGGGCGCCGATGCGGGGCAGGCCGCGGGTCGGTATCCGGCCGAGGGTCTGCTTGAGGCCGGCGCGGAAGGAGGCGTGGAGGGCGTCCACGTCGTCGGTGAGGACGTAGCAGGCGCTGATGGACGCCTTCGGGTCGTAGCCCTTCATACGGAAGAACTGGAACTGCATGTCGCCGCGCTCCACGACGCCGTACTGATAGGGGCTCTTCTGGTGGAAGGTCACCTCGAAGCCGATGGCTTGGTAGAAGTCGAGGGTCTCGTCGAGCTCGTGGCAGGGGAACAAGGGGATCATTGTCTCGGCCATTCCGCTAGTCTAATCAAAATTGATTAGAAGGAGGTGGCTTTGATGTCGGCGATCCGACTCCTTGTCCTCGGCGCCGTCCGTCAGCACGGGCGGGCCCACGGCTACCAGGTCCGCAACGACCTGGAGTACTGGGGCGCCCATGAGTGGTCCAACGCCAAGCCCGGCTCGATCTACCACGCGCTGAAGCAGATGGCCAAGCAAGGCCTGCTGCTCGCCCACGAGATCGCCCCGTCGACCGCGGGCGGCCCGCCGCGCACGGAGTACGAGATGACGGAGGCGGGCACCGAGGAGTACCTGAACCTGCTCCGGTCCAACCTGGTCTCGTACGACCAGCGGCCCGACATGCTCTCGGCGGCTCTCGGCTTCATCGTCGACCTGCCCCGTGATGAGGCGGTGGAGCTCCTGAAGCAGCGGGTGCGGGGCATCGAGGAGTGGCGCAGGTCCGTCACCGAGTACTACACCCCCGAGGAAGGGCCTGAGCAGCTCGGGCACATCGGCGAGATCATGAACCTCTGGGTGCACACGGCCGACGGGGGTGTGGAGTGGACCCGCGGCCTGATCGCGCGGATCGAGGGCGGCGCGTACACGTTCGCGGGGGAGGGTGAGCCGTTCGTCGGCGTCCTAGCCGAGGGCGAGGAGAACCCGTTCGGGGCCGGGGAGCCGCATGCGGGGGACGAGCACTGACCGGCGGCGGGGTGCCGCTGCCGGGCGCCGAAGAAATACCTCTGATCAAGTTTGACTAATCCGGGGTTCGGGGATACCTTCCTTCGCGTTGGGTTCGTAGTCAAGTTTGACTACGGCTGGGCAGGGGCTTGAAGGGAGACGGATGACGGACGCGATCGTCGTCGAGGGCGCGCGGCAGCGGTACGGGGACAAGTGGGCGCTCGACGGCCTTGACCTGAGGGTCGGGCGGGG
This region includes:
- a CDS encoding GTP-binding protein, with translation MDIAIVGGLHSDARKEAVERLLATVPGSVALHHDLATAAHGTVVRTVRDATGVLSTGEAPLVNDCACCALREDLVPELERLADSGLTRLAVVELWDSVEPKAMAGVITAQGHEGLRLSGVITAVDPALLLPYLGNGDDLMEAGLAAAATDQRTVADTLARQLEYAPVLAVADSPDADDEDRALLAQLHPTARQVPISGHGGLAGAALAGFDVEAAAAAQHPSCALLPTDADEAGVATLVWHRDRPFHPERLYQALEDLTCAAARSRGRFWLADHPDTLLGWDAAGGALCVESAGPWLASLPDAAWEMVPPVRRAAAALDWHPEHGDCCQHLVFVSPGLDREALEQVLESCLLTDEEYAAGREAWKHLPPAFDTLLEA
- a CDS encoding DUF397 domain-containing protein, with translation MHHVFNGMAAKELHGVVWQKSRHSNSQGACVEFAKLPGGDVAVRNSRFPDGPALVYTRAEIEAMLLGMKDGEFDHLIGG
- a CDS encoding ATP-binding protein; its protein translation is MGTNGSTMLEPLRQGLPPLDPSAVSSAASCSLPARYEAVGSARQFTRKTLGQWELEERFDDIALVVSELVTNALRHALPSDTPRDHGPPVRLHLMRWTSRLVCAVRDPSDDSPVTRETDDDFSAESGRGLFLVDSFSDSWGWHPLAGALRGKVVWALFQLA
- a CDS encoding helix-turn-helix transcriptional regulator, whose translation is MTAGESSGSVVRRMLLGSQLRRLRESRGITREAAGYSIRASESKISRMELGRVSFKSRDVEDLLTLYGVSDDGERVALLSLAKEANLAGWWHSYSDILPGWFQTYVGLEGAASLIRVYEVQFVNGLLQTEAYAHAVVARGMKGASKADIERRVALRLERQKLLISERAPSFHCVLDEAALRRPYGDREVMRGQLQHLIEISERPNVTLQVMPFGFGGHSGESGAFTMLRFPESDLSDVVYVEQLTGALYLDKPEEVGQYERVVSELRRDSPNPADSRDLLRGLLQLT
- a CDS encoding aldehyde dehydrogenase family protein; amino-acid sequence: MSFFTDLAHQYIDGEWKAGSGSWDIIDFNPYDGEKLASITVATADEVDQAYRAAERAQRDWGTTSPYVRRAVFERALRIVEEREEEISEAIVAELGGTRLKAAFEIHLTKEFLREAVHVALQPEGRILPSPVDGKENRVYREPVGVVGVISPFNFPLLLSLKTVAPALALGNAVVLKPHQNTPVMGGSFLAKLFEDAGLPAGVLNVVITDIAEIGDAFIEHPVPSVISFTGSDRVGRHVGTVCAANFKRSILELGGNSALVVLDDADVDYAVDAAVFSRFVHQGQVCMAANRILVDRSLQTEFTDKFVAKVASLNVGDPADPATHIGPLINSSQADAVAKTVDQTVAAGAKVLLHGRTDGNLVAPSVLTDLPADSPALQQEIFGPVALLVPFDGEEEAVRIANDTPYGLSGAVHTADVERGVRFARRISSGMFHVNDGTVHDEPIVPFGGEKSSGVGRLNGESTVDAFTTQKWISVQHGRSRFPF
- a CDS encoding VOC family protein, with the protein product MAETMIPLFPCHELDETLDFYQAIGFEVTFHQKSPYQYGVVERGDMQFQFFRMKGYDPKASISACYVLTDDVDALHASFRAGLKQTLGRIPTRGLPRIGALKDMSYGVRQFLMTDPAGNNIRVGQPIADSFAHSAVPKERYARALHQAVLLGESKEDPSAAARIIDHALAADGTPTPVQLVKLYVVRAEMAEQLGEPERPAEWLDRAAAVRLTEEERQAAADELLRAEDLHASL
- a CDS encoding PadR family transcriptional regulator, with amino-acid sequence MSAIRLLVLGAVRQHGRAHGYQVRNDLEYWGAHEWSNAKPGSIYHALKQMAKQGLLLAHEIAPSTAGGPPRTEYEMTEAGTEEYLNLLRSNLVSYDQRPDMLSAALGFIVDLPRDEAVELLKQRVRGIEEWRRSVTEYYTPEEGPEQLGHIGEIMNLWVHTADGGVEWTRGLIARIEGGAYTFAGEGEPFVGVLAEGEENPFGAGEPHAGDEH